Below is a window of Thunnus maccoyii chromosome 16, fThuMac1.1, whole genome shotgun sequence DNA.
AGGATGCTTTACCTTTACATCTCATACTGAGTGGATTTACAATGAGTGCAAAGAAGGAAAACATCTGTATCAAAAGGTTGAAAAGGTCACTGACCCATCTTGGGCAGTATGTCGTCTGTCGCTCCTTTAAAGAAGCAGACGTAGATCACCATTCCTCTGTCGATCTgagagcagaaacacaacaacatcagtAAAAGCAACAGGATCTCTTTCAATTCTTGGTCCAGTTCTGTTACATCTACACACTTTCAGacatgtggctcattgatgtgtttctaatagtttttggacaacaacggaggaatcagatatatcaggctttagatacacacacaatacttgttagtagatcaattcattgctgGTTTGAGTCTTTCATGATAGAAGGAAAAATATatctttcaaattaaaaaaaatgaaattaaagccTTTATTGGTGATTATTAATAAAGTCTTTATTGGTGGTTTGGATTATGATCCTCACTGACTGGAGGTTTGACTTTAGTTTTCACTgcattctggtttattttgcaGTAATTTTAGTTTGTGTTAACAGCTACTGAAGTTCAAGTTGAACACGGTGTGTTTGAAGCAGCTTTTATTTCACGTTGATGCTTTAATGTGAATCATTTTCTTCACAATGATCAATAAAGATTTCATACTGTAGTGATAGGATGAAAATAAAACGCTGGAGTGTGATGTCTGTTGATTAATCAAATGTAAAAGACAAAAGTACATCCACTTTCTAGATTCATCAATTCATACTAATCAACAAATGAGGCATCACCAAACCCTGACATGTCAACAAGTATTTCACAactaaatgcaaaaatgttttcagatggTGAGCAGCTTTTAACTGAGACTTCACTGTAAATGAggaaacacagttttaattcaCAGTGCTGCTCCTCGTCCTGATAACTCCTCCCTGTTctttcaaacacaacaagctccactctgtgctcatatttcctggttccctccccttcagatctacagtttaTAGATGGGTCTAACCAACATGTCAGGCTGCattcactgcagaaacacatgttGTTCAGATCAGAGCTCAAACTTGTTTCAGTTTCTAAGGAAGTTGAACTCAGACAGTCGTtgccactgagagctgaaatggcgCAGAAAGGAAATCAGCTGGACCGAGAAACAATCAGctgttcgatctgtctggatctactgaaggatccggtgactattccctgtggacacagctactgcatgagctgtattaaaggcttctgggatggagaggatcagaggaagatctacagctgccctcagtgcagacagaccttcacaccgaggcctgtcctgatGAAAAGCACCATGTTTgcagctttagtggagcagctgaagaagactggactccaagctgctcctgctgatcactgctatgctggacctgaagatgtggcctgtgatgtctgcactgggaggaagctcaaagccctcaagtcctgtctAGTGTGTCTCgtctcttactgtgagaaacaccttCAGCCTCACTTTGAAtcaagtaaatttaaaaaacacaagctggtcgacccctcagagaagctccaggagaacatctgctctcgtcatgatgaggtgatgaagatattctgccgtactgatcagcagagtatctgttatctctgctctctggatgaacataaaggccacgacacagtctcagctgcagcagaaaggactgagaggcagagagagctcgaggtgagtcgacaacaaatccagcagagaatccaggacagagagaaagatgtgaagctgcttcaacaggaggtggaggccgtcagtcgctctgctgataaagcagtggaggacagtgagaagatcttcactgagctgatccgtctcatccagaaaagaagctctgatgtgaagcagcagatcagatcccagcaggaaactgaagtgagtcgagtcaaagagcttcaggagaagctggagcaggagatcactgagctgaagaggaaagacgctgaactgaagcagctctcacacacagaggatcacaaccagtttctacacaactacccctcactgtcacaactcagtgcatctacagactcatccagcatcaatatccgtcctctgagctactttgaggatgtgacagcagctgtgtcagagctcagagatcaactacaggacatcctgagggagaaatggacaaacatctcactgacagggactgaagtggacgttttactgtcagaagcagaacccaagaccagagctggattcttaaaatattcacgtgaaatcacactggacccaaacacagcaaacacacagctgttattatctgatgggaacagaaaagcagaacgAACGAGTCAACAACAGtcttattctagtcacccagacagattcactgatTATggtcaggtcctgagtagagagagtctgactggacgttgttactgggaggtggagtggagcgGGAGAGTAGTTCatgtagcagtcgcatacaagaatatcagcagagcaggagactcgtatgaatgtgtatttggattcaatgacaaatcttgggcTTTAAGATGTGACTCtaacagttatacattttggtTCAACAAAATCTCAACTCCCGTCTCAGGTCCTTGTTCCTCCAGAataggagtgtacctggatcacagagcaggtattctgtccttctacagcatctctgaaaccatgactctcctccacagagtccagaccacattcactcagcctctctatgccGGACTTTGGCTTTGTTATGATGGAGACACAGCTGAGttgtgtaaactcaaatagacagaagtcatttcagacttcatgtgtcagattctgttgtaattcttcatgtttttgtctccattgtttctgagagtttgttgctgtggtgtttctgaactgcacagagatcagctgtcaatcaactgagattatcaacacttttttttcttttcatttgttgttctgttgatgttttgagtttctttaaatgtcactttttgctgtgtgtttttatccatggaggctatcactgctcatgatgacgtcttttaccttcactaggtagatattttgttctcatcactttgtaaattcataaagaaatgtgcgatcaaactgtaattatcatgataataatcatttattatgttcttgtacatagctgacattctgggttaaactaactgattgtgtggatgaagtgaatctgtacatgaaatcattgaacaagagtcatttaacagactttactgattggatgtgtgaacaatctgaagctttatatcatcaataaagatgtttttttcaaaagtgAGCAAAGTCTGTTGTCATGAACTTgaagtcattttaatttatttttatgtagaTTTTCATGAAGGTGAAAGTTGAGAATGAGGCTGTCATGTTGGTTCAGTGTTTAGCTCTGTCACCTCACAGAGAGACGGTCCTGGACCCCAATTTATCAGGAACATTTTGGACTTtagtgaaagataaaagtaaaaaccttcactttcactcacaaacagaagaataaaaactatTGATCAGACTAGTTTTGCCATTTACTATTCTCtgttatttcagtttgtttatgaTGGTCAGATTTACAGACGATATGAgcaagttgaaaaataaaatactttccTCCGGATTCAGATTGCAGGaatccttgttcttcttgttgctgaagatagttctttatgactctggctggatgtttggacTCGTTTTCATGGTGCAGAATACATTTGGTACgatcagatgcctccctgatagtatgatggagaagaatctaaacatctaaagtgcctaaaactttttaccagtcaaaagtttggacagtTTCCCATTCACTATAGAGAATCTGAGTAACTTTGTGACAACATGTTTtccaaatgtgtaaaaatgtcacatttcaaattgttttcttattcaaaatgactgaaactaatgtaaattttgtcattttctttgatAGGAATTTTTCTTCAACTGAGATCCTTTTCTGGCAACATTGTCTGACAACTCCTACATCACACAGATTGATCAGAAACACAAGTTTTATTTACAATGTATCTTTcaatttgtgcttttatttcagCGGAACATCGACTAATAGGAAGTCTTGTAGCTGTCACATGCGGCTGTCTTCACACAGGTTATAAGAGCCTCTGTAACCCAAACTAACTGAGACTGAGTGCTGCTCACTTCTGGCTCCTAAAACACAGCTGTGCGCCCCCTGCTGGCTTGGAGGAGACATTAAATGgtttactgttactgttttgtGCACCtcctgcattaaaaatatatgagTTTAAAATAATCGCATGAAGATTTATATTTCCTTGAACTTAAAAGCCTGAAAGTTATAACACAAATTGAATTTGCTAAAAGTGTATAACTGATTTTCCACATTAACCAACAGGGTAAATTCTTAAACACAAGCTGTTATGGAGTCTAAAGGTCTTGGAtccaaataaacacataacTAAAACACATAGTTCTACATAATTTCTATGGATCATGGTTGCTGCCTgctgttgggtctctgtaaattaaagagtacagtctagacctgaTCTATGTGAAAATgacctgagataacttctgttgtgatttggtgttatataaatgaaattgacttgacttaataTTAAAGCGCTGTCTTGCTATTACAACTTAAAACTCCAATCTTGAATCTCAACAAGCAGATTTATATCATAAAGAAACAGTGATATATTTCAAACTTacaaaatatagtttttaattacaaatggATCCAACAGATATATAATCTCCAGAGACTGATGGTAGATATTTAGACATTATTAAAgattctgtcacacacacacagttgttttcacttattctaatttcattttatcataGTAGGAAAAAtgcaggtgttactaataacattaatgatggctttgTTCTATTCAAGTATTCCagtaatgacattttatataattttgatattgtttttttttattatttacacctgtgcttttcctaatGTGACATGTCAAACTGTCTTCCAGGAACAAGGCTGATGTGTGACACAAATTCAAAGCTTCATGTCTCAGAACTCCATCAGATGTGTGTAAGGTCCGTTGGTGTCGAGCTTCAGCACTTGTCTGTTTCCATACGTCCCGTGTTTCACCGTCACCTCGGCTCCGGTCCCGGCTGAAGCGGCGGCTGCCGCCATCTCCTTCTCGCACAGAGAGACGAGAGACTGTAGAGCCGCAGTCCGTCCTCTTTGCCGATGTTGTTGTGGTACTGCATGGCCTTGCCTTTGGCCTTCCCGCCCAGCGTGGCCTGAGGGACGATCAGCAGGCTGCCGGGAAGCTCCAACACCGAAACCATCTTCCCCGAGTCGGACTCACACAGCCGCAGGTTCAACAGTGTGGACACTGAacgacagagacacacaaaggaAGGATGCTTTACCTTTACATCTCATACTGAGTGGATTTACAATgagagcaaagaaagaaaacacctGTATCAAAAGGTTAAAAAAGGTCACTGACCCATCTTGGGCAGTATGTCGTCTGTCGCTCCTTTAAAGAAGCAGACGTAGATCACCATTCCTCTGTCGATCTgagagcagaaacacaacaacatcagtAAAAGCAACAGGATCTCTTTCAATTCTTGGTCCAGTTCTGTTACATCTACACACTTTCAGacatgtggctcattgatgtgtttctaatagtttttggacaacaacggaggaatcagatatatcaggctttagatacacagacaatacttgttagtagatcaattcattgctgGTTTGGGTCTTTCATGATGATATACTGATAGAAggaaaaatatatcttttaaatttaaaaaaatgaaattaaagcctttattattgattattaataaaGTCTTTATTGGTGGTTTGGATTATGATCCTCACTGACTGGAGGTTTGACTTTAGTTTTCACTGCGTTCTGGTTTATTTTGCAGTAATTTTAGTTTGTGTTAACAGCTACTGAAGTTCAAGTTGAACACGGTGTGTTTGAAGCAGCTTTTATTTCATGTTGATGCTTTAATGTGAATCATTTTCTTCACAATGATCAATAAAGATTTAATACTGTAGTGATAGGATGAAAATAAAACGCTGGAGTGTGATGTCTGTTGATTAATCAAATGTAAAAGACAAAAGTACATCCACTTTCTAGATTCATCAATTCATACTAATCAACAAATGAGGCATCACCAAACCCTGACATGTCAACAAGTATTTTACAactaaatgcaaaaatgttttcagatggTGAGCAGGTTTTAACTGAGACTTCACTGTAAATGAggaaacacagttttaattcaCAGTGCTGCTCCTCGTCCTGAtaactcctccctcttctttcaaacacaacaagctccgCTCTGTGCTCATACCTCCTggttccctccccttcagatctacagtttaTAGATGGgtgtaaacaacatgtaaagAGCTGTCAAACCTGTTCAACTTCTCAgaaagtgaaactcagacagtcgttgccactgagagctgaaatggcgCAGAAAGGAGTTCAGCTGGACCGAGAAACAATCAGctgttcgatctgtctggatctactgaaggatccggtgactattccctgtggacacagctactgcatgagctgtattaaaggcttctgggatggagaggatcagaggaagatctacagctgccctcagtgcagacaggccttcacaccgaggcctgtcctgatgaaaaacaccatgtttgcagctttagtggagcagctgaagaagactggactccaagcttctcctgctgatcactgctatgctggacctgaagatgtggcctgtgatgtgtgcactgggaggaagctgaaagccctcaagtcctgtctgcAGTGTCTCGTCTCTTTCTGCGAGAAACATCTTCAGCCTCACTTTGAAtcaagtaaatttaaaaaacacaagctggtcgacccttcggagaagctccaggagaacatctgctctcgtcatgatgaggtgatgaagatgttctgccgtactgatcagcagagtatctgttatctctgctctctggatgaacataaaggccacgacacagtctcagctgcagcagaaaggactgagaggcagagagagctcgaggtgagtcgacaacaaatccagcagagaatccaggacagagagaaagatgtgaagctgcttcaacaggaggtggaggccgtcagtcgctctgctgataaagcagtgaaggacagtgagaagatcttcactgagctgatccgtctcatccagaaaagaagctctgatgtgaagcagcagatcagatcccagcaggaaactgaagtgagtcgagtcaaagagcttcaggagaagctggagcaagagatcactgagctgaagaggaaagacgctgaactgaagcagctctcacacacagaggatcacatccagtttctacacaactacccctcactgtcacaactcagtgcatctacagactcatccagcatcaatatccgtcctctgagatactttgaggatgtgacagcagctgtgtcagagctcagagatcaactacaggacatcctgagggagaaatggacaaacatctcactgacagtgattgaagtggacgttttactgtcagaagcagaacccaagaccagaactggattcttaaaatattcacgtgaaatcacactggatccaaacacagcaaacacacagctgttattatctgagtggaacagaaaagcagagcTAATGAGTCAACAACAGTCTTATTCTCGTCACCCAGATAGATTCACTAATTATTctcaggtcctgagtagagagagtctgactggacgttgttactgggaggtggagtggagcgGGAGAGTAGTTTatgtagcagtcgcatacaagaatatcagcagagatGGATGCTTGCATGAATGTGTATTTGGAttcaatgacaaatcttgggcTTTATATTGTGACACTAacagttatacatttttgttcaacaaaatcaaaactcccgtctcaggtcctggttcctccagagtaggagtgcacctggatcacagagcaggtattctgtccttctacagcgtctctgaaaccatgactctcctccacagagtccagaccacattcactcagcctctctatgctggacttgGTCTTTATAATGATGGAGACACAGCTGAGttgtgtaaactcaaatagacagaagccatttcagacttcatgtgtcagattctgttgtaattc
It encodes the following:
- the LOC121881042 gene encoding E3 ubiquitin/ISG15 ligase TRIM25-like codes for the protein MLFRSELKLVSPSEKVKLRQSLPLRAEMAEKGVQLDRETISCSICLDLLKDPVTIPCGHSYCMSCIKSFWDGEDERKIYSCPQCRHTFAPRPVLVKSTMLAALVEQLKKTGLQAAPADHCYAGPEDVACDVCTGRKLKALKSCLVCLVSYCENHLQPHFESTKFKKHKLVDPSEKLQENICSRHDEVMKMFCRTDQQSICYLCTMDEHKGHDTVSAAAERTERQRELQVSRQQIQQRIQDREKDVKLLQQEVEAVSRSADKAVEDSEKIFTELIRLLQKRSSDVKQQIRSQQDTEVSRVKELQEKLEQEITELKRKDAELKQLSHTEDHIQFLHNYPSLSQLSASTDSSSINIRPLRYFEDVTAAVSELRDQLQDILREKWTNISLTVTEVDVLLSEPEPKTRAGFLKYSREITLDPNTANTYLLLSDGNRKAEQMSQHQSYSSHPDRFTRYLQVLSRESLTGRCYWEVEWRGGGVFVAVAYKNISRAAGSNECIFGLNDKSWMLRCDTNSYTFWFNSISTLVSGPGSSRVGVYLDHRAGILSFYSISETMTLLHRVQTTFTQPLYAGLCLCHNGVTAELCKLKYLQFIDGSNQHVRLHSLQKHMLFRSELKLVSVSKEVELRQSLPLRAEMAQKGNQLDRETISCSICLDLLKDPVTIPCGHSYCMSCIKGFWDGEDQRKIYSCPQCRQTFTPRPVLMKSTMFAALVEQLKKTGLQAAPADHCYAGPEDVACDVCTGRKLKALKSCLVCLVSYCEKHLQPHFESSKFKKHKLVDPSEKLQENICSRHDEVMKIFCRTDQQSICYLCSLDEHKGHDTVSAAAERTERQRELEVSRQQIQQRIQDREKDVKLLQQEVEAVSRSADKAVEDSEKIFTELIRLIQKRSSDVKQQIRSQQETEVSRVKELQEKLEQEITELKRKDAELKQLSHTEDHNQFLHNYPSLSQLSASTDSSSINIRPLSYFEDVTAAVSELRDQLQDILREKWTNISLTGTEVDVLLSEAEPKTRAGFLKYSREITLDPNTANTQLLLSDGNRKAERTSQQQSYSSHPDRFTDYGQVLSRESLTGRCYWEVEWSGRVVHVAVAYKNISRAGDSYECVFGFNDKSWALRCDSNSYTFWFNKISTPVSGPCSSRIGVYLDHRAGILSFYSISETMTLLHRVQTTFTQPLYAGLWLCYDGDTAELCKLK
- the LOC121914025 gene encoding tripartite motif-containing protein 16-like; the protein is MAQKGVQLDRETISCSICLDLLKDPVTIPCGHSYCMSCIKGFWDGEDQRKIYSCPQCRQAFTPRPVLMKNTMFAALVEQLKKTGLQASPADHCYAGPEDVACDVCTGRKLKALKSCLQCLVSFCEKHLQPHFESSKFKKHKLVDPSEKLQENICSRHDEVMKMFCRTDQQSICYLCSLDEHKGHDTVSAAAERTERQRELEVSRQQIQQRIQDREKDVKLLQQEVEAVSRSADKAVKDSEKIFTELIRLIQKRSSDVKQQIRSQQETEVSRVKELQEKLEQEITELKRKDAELKQLSHTEDHIQFLHNYPSLSQLSASTDSSSINIRPLRYFEDVTAAVSELRDQLQDILREKWTNISLTVIEVDVLLSEAEPKTRTGFLKYSREITLDPNTANTQLLLSEWNRKAELMSQQQSYSRHPDRFTNYSQVLSRESLTGRCYWEVEWSGRVVYVAVAYKNISRDGCLHECVFGFNDKSWALYCDTNSYTFLFNKIKTPVSGPGSSRVGVHLDHRAGILSFYSVSETMTLLHRVQTTFTQPLYAGLGLYNDGDTAELCKLK